A single genomic interval of Lathyrus oleraceus cultivar Zhongwan6 chromosome 7, CAAS_Psat_ZW6_1.0, whole genome shotgun sequence harbors:
- the LOC127100955 gene encoding ABC transporter G family member 5 — protein MKQMKMQGCEVEAIGINYKIHTNRTEHPFKIFSKSPQLDNTNGQETEDEEEGRGDEKSCTEVRHVLKNVSFQAKPWEILAIVGPSGAGKSSLLEILAVEETMMFSARLRLKLPQQQLCSRVKSLIQELGLDHVAGTRIGDDRVRGISGGERRRVSIGVEIVHDPKVLILDEPTSGLDSTSALQIIDMLKVMAETRGRTIILSIHQPGFRIVKLFNSLLLLANGSVLHHGSADLMSLNLRLMGLELPLHVNVVEFAIDSIDTIQRQQQCQVETETPRLLQGTMQQKKGADNEQQPGESKIGKFTLQQLFQQSKVIDEDIINNKGTGMDFSYDFANSRLRETMILTHRFSKNIFRTRELFACRTIQMLISGLVLGSIFCNLKDDLKGTEEKVGLFAFILTFLLSSSIEALPIFLQEREILMKETSCGSYRVSSYAIANGLVYLPFLLILAILFTVPLYWLVGLNTDFTAFLHFLLLIWLVLYTANSVVVCFSALVPNFIVGNSVINGVIGSFFLFSGYFISNHEIPNYWIFMHYISLFKYPFEGFLINEFSNSKKCLEYMFGACVMKGEDVLKEEGYGGEGSRWKNVGVTVGFIMVYRFISYVILRYKCSERRV, from the exons ATGAAACAAATGAAGATGCAAGGTTGTGAGGTTGAAGCCATTGGCATAAACTACAAGATCCACACAAACAGAACAGAACACCCTTTTAAAATCTTCAGCAAATCACCACAACTAGATAATACTAATGGTCAAGAAACAGAGGATGAGGAAGAAGGAAGAGGAGATGAAAAAAGTTGCACTGAAGTGAGGCATGTACTCAAGAATGTGAGTTTTCAAGCAAAACCATGGGAAATTCTAGCAATTGTTGGACCAAGTGGAGCTGGAAAATCATCACTACTTGAGATCTTAGCAG ttgaagaaaccatgatGTTCAGTGCAAGGCTAAGGCTAAAACTTCCTCAACAACAACTATGTTCAAGGGTCAAGTCACTGATTCAAGAGCTTGGACTTGATCATGTTGCCGGGACTAGAATCGGCGACGATCGAGTCCGAGGTATATCAGGCGGGGAAAGGCGCAGAGTTTCTATTGGTGTTGAAATCGTACATGATCCAAAAgttttgattcttgatgaaccAACTTCTGGGCTTGACAGTACTTCAGCTTTGCAAATTATTGATATGCTCAAGGTTATGGCTGAAACTAGGGGAAGAACTATAATACTAAGTATTCATCAACCTGGTTTCAGAATTGTGAAGCTGTTCAATTCATTGTTGTTGTTGGCTAATGGTTCTGTGTTACATCATGGAAGTGCTGATTTAATGAGTTTGAATTTGAGATTAATGGGTCTAGAGCTTCCTCTTCATGTTAATGTAGTTGAATTTGCTATTGATTCCATTGATACCATCCAGCGACAACAACAATGTCAGGTGGAAACCGAAACGCCGAGGCTATTGCAAGGGACAATGCAACAGAAGAAAGGTGCTGATAATGAACAACAACCAGGTGAGAGTAAAATTGGTAAGTTCACTTTGCAGCAGCTATTTCAACAATCTAAAGTAATTGATGAAgatatcatcaataataaaggAACTGGAATGGATTTCTCTTATGATTTTGCTAATTCTAGATTGAGAGAAACCATGATTCTAACTCATAGATTCTCCAAAAATATATTCCGTACAAGAGAGCTATTTGCATGTAGGACAATTCAGATGCTGATTTCAGGACTAGTTTTAGGATCAATCTTTTGTAACCTCAAAGATGATCTAAAAGGAACAGAAGAAAAGGTTGGTCTATTTGCTTTTATATTAACCTTTCTGTTATCAAGCAGCATCGAAGCTCTACCAATTTTTCTACAAGAAAGGGAAATTCTCATGAAAGAAACATCTTGCGGAAGCTACCGTGTGTCGTCTTATGCTATTGCAAATGGACTAGTTTACTTGCCATTTCTTCTAATCCTAGCCATTTTGTTCACAGTTCCTTTATACTGGCTTGTTGGTCTCAACACAGACTTCACTGCTTTTCTGCACTTTCTGTTACTGATATGGCTTGTTCTTTACACGGCTAATTCAGTTGTGGTGTGTTTCAGTGCTCTTGTGCCTAATTTCATTGTTGGTAATTCAGTGATTAATGGTGTTATAGGTTCTTTCTTCTTGTTCTCTGGTTATTTCATATCAAACCATGAGATTCCTAATTACTGGATTTTCATGCATTATATATCACTTTTTAAGTATCCCTttgaagggtttctgatcaatGAGTTCTCAAACTCAAAAAAGTGTTTGGAGTACATGTTTGGTGCATGTGTGATGAAGGGAGAGGATGTGCTTAAAGAAGAAGGGTATGGAGGAGAAGGTAGCAGATGGAAGAATGTTGGTGTCACTGTTGGCTTCATCATGGTTTACAGATTCATTTCCTATGTTATTCTGAGATACAAATGCTCAGAGAGGAGGGTCTAG
- the LOC127102153 gene encoding uncharacterized protein LOC127102153, whose translation MWLSTVRIFPLASQEAFGALEAYHVKLKAKLFYDSHLRALERVEGSYNIFPPTPKVIPPPQETLSEQLTLITYEKTFEVLSVSRVTKTLVSEEVTLKTLEELKVDNDMVRERLDKQDEIFEAQAGTNNKIEGMLQAILSRRSPPS comes from the exons ATGTGGCTTTCGACTGTGAGAATTTTTCCACTAGCAAGCCAGGAAGCTTTTGGAGCATTAGAAGCCTACCATGTTAAACTGAAAGCCAAACTTTTTTATGATTCACATCTGCGAGCGCTGGAAAGAGTAG AAGGTTCCTATAACATCTTCCCCCCTACACCAAAAGTGATTCCTCCTCCTCAAGAAACTTTATCTGAACAACTGACTCTTATTACTTATGAGAAGACCTTTGAGGTTTTAAGTGTATCTAGAGTGACAAAGACTCTGGTTTCTGAAGAAGTCACTTTGAAGACCTTGGAAGAGCTTAAGGTTGATAATGATATGGTCAGAGAAAGGTTGGACAAGCAGGATGAGATATTCGAGGCTCAAGCTGGAACAAATAACAAGATCGAAGGGATGCTTCAAGCTATCTTATCGAGACGGTCACCCCCTTCTTAA
- the LOC127105282 gene encoding histone deacetylase 14, chloroplastic, with translation MHLHNLPRSPPSSSGNAFFLVGHHVSRWKRNYNGCELETRRFRNNHRDRGVKKCLGASICCSSHVPNGSSLPSIEQLSNARVIYSVAPSMGHNQESHPESHFRVPAIAKALEEMKLTPKFRGSEVIELQHFEPASTDDITSVHARAYVYGLEKVMDQALEKGLILIEGSGPTYATSTTFQESIIAAGAGLALVDSVVAASKITKDSPTGFALIRPPGHHAVPEGPMGFCIFGNVAIAARHAQRVHGLKRVFIIDFDVHHGNGTNDAFYDDPDVFFLSFHQDGSYPGTGKFDEVGSGDGEGTTLNLPLPGGSGDTAIRTVFDEVIVPCAQRFKPDIILVSAGYDGHVLDPLASLQLTTGTYYMLASSIKQLAKDLCGGRCVFFLEGGYNLKSLSYSVADTFRALLGDKSLAAEFDNPNILYEEPTERVKQAIQRIKHLHSL, from the exons ATGCACCTCCACAATCTTCCCCGCTCTCCTCCTTCTTCTTCCg GGAACGCATTCTTTCTCGTTGGTCATCATGTAAGCAGGTGGAAGCGCAACTATAATGGATGTGAATTGGAAACAAGACGCTTCCGCAATAATCATAGAGACAGAGGTGTGAAGAAATGTTTAGGAGCGTCTATATGCTGTTCTAGCCATGTTCCGAATGGTTCTTCTCTACCTTCTATTGAGCAATTGAGTAATGCTCGAGTTATATATTCCGTTGCTCCATCCATGGGCCACAACCAG GAGTCTCATCCAGAGTCACATTTTAGAGTTCCTGCAATAGCGAAAGCTCTGGAAGAAATGAAACTCACTCCCAAG TTCCGTGGCTCCGAGGTCATTGAACTTCAACATTTTGAGCCTGCTTCGACCGATGACATTACAAGTGTGCATGCAAGAGCCTATGTTTATGGGCTTGAAAAG GTTATGGATCAAGCTTTGGAGAAGGGCCTTATTCTCATTGAAGGTTCTGGACCAACATATGCTACTTCAACT ACCTTCCAGGAGTCAATAATAGCAGCTGGTGCTGGATTAGCCTTAGTTGACTCAGTG GTTGCGGCTTCAAAGATAACGAAAGATTCACCTACTGGTTTTGCTTTGATAAGACCACCAGGACATCACGCTGTTCCAGAAGGACCTATGGGATTTTGCATTTTTGGAAATGTGGCCATTGCAGCCCGCCATGCTCAGCGTGTTCATGGACTTAAACGTGTGTTTATAATTGACTTTGATGTTCATCATGGGAATGGAACAAATGATGCTTTCTATGATGATCCAGACGTATTTTTCCTTTCCTTCCATCAA GACGGAAGCTATCCAGGTACAGGCAAATTTGATGAGGTGGGATCTGGGGATGGCGAAGGAACCACACTTAACCTGCCTCTTCCTGGAGGTTCAGGTGATACTGCTATTAGAACCGTGTTCGATGAAGTTATTGTACCTTGTGCTCAAAGATTTAAGCCAGACATCATTCTTGTGTCTGCAGG ATATGATGGCCACGTGTTAGATCCACTAGCTAGTCTTCAACTTACAACAGGAACGTATTACATGCTTGCGTCCAGTATCAAACAACTCGCAAAAGACTTATGTGGTGGTCGATGTGTTTTTTTCTTGGAAGGAGGATATAATCTCAAGTCTCTTTCATATTCAGTGGCCGACACATTTCGTGCTCTTCTTGGGGACAAAAGCTTAGCAGCTGAATTTGATAACCCAAATATTTTGTATGAAGAGCCAACAGAAAGGGTTAAGCAGGCAATTCAGAGGATAAAACACCTCCATTCCCTGTGA